In Hallerella succinigenes, the following are encoded in one genomic region:
- a CDS encoding DUF4423 domain-containing protein — protein MNLFLDTADYRDLLKSYYERRKKEMPLYSYRMMGEKLGLDSSFLFRVLQKKHRLPVHALQKAKEKLASGKLSLMDAHLTVGGPEKALAVRNFRKQTLNLAIEALDNVLVNERNVSPTRPKKSRFSKVSG, from the coding sequence ATGAATTTGTTTTTGGACACAGCGGATTACCGCGACCTGTTAAAGTCCTACTATGAACGGCGCAAAAAAGAGATGCCGCTCTATTCGTACAGAATGATGGGAGAAAAGCTCGGACTGGATTCGAGCTTTTTATTCCGCGTGTTGCAAAAGAAGCATCGCCTGCCGGTGCATGCCCTGCAAAAGGCAAAAGAAAAACTCGCCTCGGGGAAGCTTTCCCTGATGGATGCGCATTTGACCGTGGGCGGCCCGGAAAAGGCTTTGGCAGTGCGAAATTTTCGAAAGCAGACGTTGAATTTGGCAATCGAAGCTTTGGATAATGTGCTTGTAAATGAACGCAATGTTTCGCCGACTCGTCCAAAAAAGAGTAGATTCAGTAAAGTATCCGGATAG
- a CDS encoding biotin attachment protein, with protein MKKKILFQDTSFRDGFQSIFGARVFTKDFMPAVEAAAQAGITHFEAGGGARFQALYQNCGEDAFDMMDTFRKTVGPKARLQTLARGINVVALAPQPYDMIKLHADMFKKHGMTRIRNFDALNDVNNLIYSGKCITDAGLEHEVVVTMMELPLGCTGAHDPEFYEKTLRSILDAGVPFVSVCFKDASGTANPMKVYETFKRARKLLGDKVELRIHSHETCGTGLRQYLAAIDGGADGIDLARKPLSGGTSQPDLFSMFHALKGTDYALALGEDGIVDENAIPKLMEANNVAVECLKDYNFPPESRQISSDVVFSPMPGGALTANTLMMRETKTFHLYPQVIANMSECVRRGGFASSVTPVSQYYFQQAYVNTVNKSKGLDTWHKITEGYGNMILGYLGKTPCEPDAELVKIAAEQMGKEPFAKVHPGVKCAAEIIEPGIPQAKKLLEENNLPVTDENIFITGCLQTKGGNKGIDFLKGNRHIGVPKKDPNAPAPAAAKPAVGAVNTAGMKVAGTNTYRVAVNGQSWDVQVSTLSK; from the coding sequence ATGAAAAAGAAAATCCTATTCCAAGATACGTCTTTCCGTGATGGCTTCCAGTCCATCTTTGGCGCCCGAGTCTTTACAAAGGACTTTATGCCGGCAGTTGAAGCGGCTGCCCAGGCAGGCATCACCCATTTCGAAGCGGGTGGTGGCGCACGTTTCCAGGCTCTCTATCAGAACTGCGGTGAAGATGCGTTCGATATGATGGATACCTTCCGCAAGACGGTTGGCCCGAAGGCTCGTTTGCAGACTCTCGCCCGTGGTATTAACGTGGTGGCTCTCGCTCCGCAGCCGTACGACATGATTAAGCTCCACGCGGACATGTTCAAGAAGCACGGCATGACCCGTATTCGTAATTTCGACGCCTTGAACGACGTGAACAACCTGATCTATTCGGGTAAGTGCATCACGGACGCAGGCCTCGAACACGAAGTCGTCGTCACCATGATGGAACTTCCGCTCGGCTGCACCGGTGCACACGATCCGGAATTCTACGAAAAGACTTTGAGAAGCATTCTCGACGCAGGCGTTCCGTTCGTGTCTGTGTGCTTCAAGGATGCTTCCGGTACCGCTAACCCGATGAAGGTTTACGAAACGTTCAAGCGGGCTCGCAAGCTCCTTGGCGACAAGGTGGAACTCCGCATTCACTCTCACGAAACTTGCGGTACGGGCCTTCGCCAGTACCTCGCTGCAATCGACGGTGGTGCTGATGGAATCGACCTTGCTCGTAAGCCGCTTTCTGGCGGTACTTCCCAGCCGGATCTCTTCAGCATGTTCCATGCTCTCAAGGGTACGGATTACGCTCTCGCTCTCGGCGAAGACGGCATTGTGGATGAAAATGCAATTCCTAAGCTCATGGAAGCGAACAACGTGGCTGTGGAATGCCTCAAGGATTACAACTTCCCGCCGGAATCCCGTCAGATTTCTTCTGATGTGGTGTTCTCCCCGATGCCGGGTGGCGCTCTCACGGCCAATACCCTCATGATGCGCGAAACGAAGACGTTCCACCTGTATCCGCAGGTGATTGCGAACATGTCCGAATGCGTGCGCCGTGGTGGCTTTGCTTCTTCCGTGACGCCGGTTTCCCAGTACTATTTCCAGCAGGCTTATGTCAATACGGTAAACAAGAGCAAGGGCCTTGACACCTGGCACAAGATTACGGAAGGCTACGGCAACATGATCCTCGGCTACCTCGGTAAGACTCCGTGCGAGCCGGATGCCGAACTCGTGAAGATCGCTGCCGAACAGATGGGCAAGGAACCGTTTGCGAAGGTTCATCCGGGCGTCAAGTGCGCTGCTGAAATCATTGAACCGGGTATTCCTCAGGCGAAGAAGCTCCTCGAAGAAAACAATCTCCCGGTGACGGATGAAAACATCTTTATCACGGGCTGCCTCCAGACGAAGGGCGGCAACAAGGGTATCGACTTCCTCAAGGGTAATCGTCACATTGGCGTGCCGAAGAAGGATCCGAATGCTCCGGCTCCTGCCGCTGCAAAACCGGCTGTTGGAGCTGTCAATACCGCAGGCATGAAGGTGGCTGGAACGAACACCTACCGCGTGGCCGTCAACGGTCAGAGCTGGGATGTTCAGGTCAGCACCCTCAGCAAGTAA